In Anaerostipes hadrus ATCC 29173 = JCM 17467, a single genomic region encodes these proteins:
- the hcp gene encoding hydroxylamine reductase: MDKKMFCFQCEQTIGCSGCTGNSGVCGKTADTAKLQDELTGALIGLARAVDSTTAVSKKTSQVIIEGLFTTVTNVNFDNASIESMIQKVRAEKERLAPDCSKCQSPCGKTDEYDMQQLWNADEDIRSLKSLILFGIRGMAAYAYHANILNYEDDEVNLFFCEALFKIGYEESTEALLSTVLKVGEINLKCMALLDKANTETYGTPEPTEVTLTVEKGPFIVVTGHDLKDLQLLLEQTSGKGINIYTHGEMLPAHAYPFLKEFPHLKGNFGTAWQNQQKEFDHLPAPILYTTNCLMPPKNSYADRVFTTEVVAFPGTVHIDEKKDFTPVIEKALELGGYKEDQIRTGINGGTKVTTGFGHAAILSHADTVIKAVKSGDISHFFLVAGCDGAKPGRNYYTEFVKQTPSDSVILTLACGKFRFNDLDLGEIGGLPRLMDIGQCNDAYGAIQVAVSLADAFGCSVNELPLSFVLSWYEQKAVCILLTLLHLGIKNIRLGPSLPAFLSPNILNFLVENYGIGPITTPEEDIKALQSGCVQ, encoded by the coding sequence ATGGATAAGAAAATGTTTTGTTTTCAGTGTGAACAGACGATCGGATGCAGTGGATGTACAGGAAATTCTGGTGTCTGTGGAAAAACGGCAGATACAGCAAAATTACAGGATGAACTGACAGGTGCGTTGATTGGTCTGGCAAGAGCTGTTGACAGCACAACAGCTGTTTCTAAAAAAACTAGTCAAGTCATAATTGAAGGACTGTTTACTACAGTTACAAATGTCAATTTTGATAATGCTTCAATTGAAAGCATGATACAAAAAGTCAGAGCAGAGAAAGAAAGGCTGGCTCCTGATTGCAGCAAATGTCAGTCTCCGTGTGGTAAAACAGACGAATACGATATGCAGCAACTATGGAATGCAGACGAAGATATTCGATCCCTGAAGTCCCTTATTCTCTTTGGCATTCGCGGAATGGCTGCATATGCCTATCATGCAAATATTCTGAATTATGAAGATGATGAAGTGAATCTGTTCTTCTGCGAAGCACTATTTAAGATTGGTTATGAAGAGAGCACCGAAGCACTGCTTTCTACAGTTCTCAAAGTAGGAGAGATCAATTTGAAGTGCATGGCACTTCTTGACAAGGCAAATACAGAAACCTATGGAACACCAGAACCGACGGAAGTTACACTTACCGTAGAAAAAGGACCATTTATCGTAGTAACTGGTCATGATCTAAAGGATCTGCAGCTTTTACTTGAACAGACAAGCGGAAAAGGGATCAATATCTATACTCATGGTGAAATGCTCCCAGCCCATGCCTATCCATTCTTAAAGGAATTTCCTCATCTAAAAGGAAATTTCGGAACCGCATGGCAGAATCAACAGAAAGAATTTGATCATCTTCCCGCTCCGATCCTTTACACTACCAACTGCCTGATGCCTCCAAAAAACAGCTATGCTGACAGAGTGTTTACAACAGAAGTTGTTGCTTTCCCAGGCACTGTTCATATCGATGAGAAGAAAGATTTTACACCGGTTATTGAAAAAGCACTAGAACTGGGTGGTTACAAAGAAGATCAAATACGCACAGGTATCAACGGTGGTACGAAAGTGACAACTGGTTTTGGTCATGCAGCCATCCTGTCCCATGCAGATACTGTAATAAAAGCCGTAAAATCAGGCGATATCAGCCATTTCTTCCTGGTTGCCGGCTGTGATGGTGCTAAGCCAGGTCGAAATTATTATACAGAATTTGTAAAACAGACACCTTCTGACAGTGTGATCCTCACTCTTGCATGTGGGAAATTCCGTTTCAATGATCTCGATCTGGGAGAAATCGGTGGCCTGCCACGACTAATGGATATTGGCCAGTGCAACGATGCTTATGGTGCGATCCAGGTTGCTGTCTCACTTGCGGATGCATTTGGATGTTCTGTTAATGAGCTTCCGCTTTCCTTCGTTCTTTCCTGGTATGAACAGAAAGCCGTCTGCATCCTGTTAACACTTTTGCATCTGGGTATCAAAAACATCCGTCTTGGTCCTTCTCTTCCAGCGTTCTTATCACCTAACATTCTGAACTTTCTGGTAGAAAATTATGGTATTGGACCTATTACTACACCGGAAGAGGATATTAAGGCACTTCAATCAGGTTGTGTGCAGTGA
- a CDS encoding helix-turn-helix domain-containing protein, with protein MGKQSTRENKTIYQLCREAAGLTRAEASDKMKAVSDSKIEKFEYETQEPTPYDIIQMADAYKRPDLCNYYCSHKCEIGHRYVPEVEVTDLSNIILETIAGLNEINPLTGRLIQIARDGKISDDEMRDFAFISKKLDAISLAIDSLNLWVDKTASEQGLNLELLNAEKEKLK; from the coding sequence ATGGGTAAACAATCTACCAGAGAAAACAAAACAATTTACCAGCTTTGCCGGGAAGCCGCAGGGCTTACAAGGGCAGAAGCAAGTGATAAAATGAAGGCTGTCTCGGATTCTAAAATCGAAAAATTCGAATACGAAACACAGGAGCCTACACCTTATGATATCATTCAAATGGCTGATGCTTATAAGAGACCGGATCTCTGCAATTATTATTGCTCACACAAATGTGAGATAGGCCACCGCTATGTTCCAGAAGTAGAAGTAACTGACTTGTCAAATATCATCCTAGAAACCATTGCCGGTCTAAATGAAATCAACCCTCTTACCGGTCGGCTGATCCAAATCGCTCGTGACGGCAAGATCAGTGATGATGAGATGAGGGATTTTGCTTTTATCAGTAAAAAACTGGATGCAATTTCTTTAGCCATAGACTCTCTGAATCTTTGGGTAGATAAGACGGCCAGTGAACAGGGTCTCAATCTTGAACTTCTAAATGCTGAAAAAGAAAAATTAAAATAA
- a CDS encoding alanine/glycine:cation symporter family protein, whose amino-acid sequence MLGIIIDSISTFMYSKLLVILLIGAGIYFTIRTKLPQMRLFKDACKAVVEKPEDENGVSSFQALMVSTASRVGTGNIIGVSSAICIGGFGSVFWMWIIAIIGSASALIESTLAQIYKRKGKDGECYGGPAYYIEAALHCRPLAIIFCISMIATYAFGFNMLASYNLQSTFSGFSFYDVKWTPWIIGGILAVITGWCLLGGGSRIVKVTSTLVPAMGVAYILISVIVMIINRAYLPVVFSKIISEAFDFKAIFGAFAGSAMMQGIRRGLYSNEAGIGSAPNASASAQVSHPIKQGLVQMLSVFIDTLLLCTATAMMCLSSGIAPAQELQGAPWVQAALHESLGNFGPLFITVAMVLFAFTTLLGNCFYCDNLLNYIHKGQPSKTFMKGFRIVSALVVFIGAGMEVSMLWNISDVLMGVMALINIPVILILSNTALKALEDYEKQKKNGEDPVFKTRNIGMEYETDYWS is encoded by the coding sequence ATGTTAGGAATCATCATTGACAGCATCAGTACTTTTATGTACAGTAAATTGCTAGTAATACTGTTGATCGGAGCGGGAATCTATTTTACGATCCGTACAAAACTGCCACAGATGAGATTATTTAAAGATGCCTGCAAAGCCGTTGTAGAAAAGCCAGAAGATGAAAATGGAGTATCATCGTTTCAGGCATTAATGGTATCTACCGCATCACGAGTTGGAACAGGAAATATCATTGGAGTATCGTCAGCTATCTGCATTGGAGGATTTGGCTCTGTATTCTGGATGTGGATCATTGCGATCATCGGAAGTGCATCCGCACTGATCGAAAGTACGCTGGCACAGATTTATAAGAGAAAAGGAAAAGATGGAGAATGTTACGGAGGACCGGCATATTACATTGAAGCAGCACTTCACTGCAGACCATTAGCGATCATATTCTGTATTTCCATGATCGCAACGTATGCATTTGGATTTAATATGCTCGCATCTTATAATTTACAATCTACATTTTCAGGATTCTCATTTTATGATGTAAAATGGACGCCATGGATCATCGGAGGAATTCTTGCAGTGATCACAGGATGGTGTCTCTTAGGCGGGGGATCAAGAATTGTAAAAGTAACATCTACATTAGTGCCAGCTATGGGGGTTGCATATATTCTGATCTCTGTGATCGTTATGATCATCAACCGTGCATATCTGCCAGTTGTATTTTCAAAGATCATCAGCGAAGCATTTGATTTCAAAGCAATTTTTGGTGCATTTGCAGGATCAGCTATGATGCAGGGAATCAGAAGAGGTCTGTACTCCAATGAAGCAGGTATTGGATCAGCACCAAATGCTTCTGCATCCGCACAAGTAAGTCATCCAATCAAACAGGGTTTAGTACAGATGTTATCCGTATTCATTGATACCCTGCTTTTATGCACAGCAACAGCCATGATGTGTTTGTCATCAGGAATCGCCCCTGCGCAAGAATTACAGGGGGCACCATGGGTACAGGCAGCACTGCATGAATCCTTAGGAAACTTCGGACCACTCTTTATCACAGTAGCGATGGTATTGTTTGCATTTACAACACTTCTTGGGAATTGTTTTTATTGTGATAACTTGTTAAATTATATCCACAAAGGACAGCCATCAAAGACATTCATGAAAGGATTTCGTATAGTATCTGCACTGGTTGTGTTCATTGGTGCAGGAATGGAAGTTTCTATGCTTTGGAATATTTCAGATGTTTTGATGGGAGTTATGGCACTGATCAATATTCCAGTGATCTTGATTTTGTCAAATACAGCACTGAAAGCATTGGAGGATTATGAAAAGCAGAAGAAAAATGGAGAGGATCCAGTGTTTAAGACTCGGAATATTGGAATGGAATACGAGACGGATTATTGGAGCTAG
- a CDS encoding Crp/Fnr family transcriptional regulator has protein sequence MKKYLPILRNSPFFKGLTDNEILSILHCVNATTIYRERGSYIFRAGDATEVMGLVVSGCVLVMQEDLWGHRNILSKCHTGDFFGEPYAASPGAVLNVSVAADEDCEIIFLNVQRLLVSCPTACEHHQKLIRNLVSVLANKILILNDKITHVGKRTTRDKLLSYLSAESIRHSSLSFDIPFDRQQLADYLCIDRAAMSTEISKLQKDGYIKTNRKHFELIVSAFR, from the coding sequence TTGAAAAAATATTTGCCTATTTTAAGAAACAGTCCTTTTTTTAAAGGCCTTACGGATAATGAGATACTATCTATATTACATTGCGTAAATGCAACGACAATTTACAGAGAACGAGGTTCGTATATTTTCAGAGCTGGGGACGCTACCGAAGTAATGGGACTTGTGGTGTCAGGCTGTGTTCTTGTTATGCAGGAAGACCTGTGGGGACATCGGAATATTCTGTCAAAATGCCATACCGGTGATTTTTTTGGCGAGCCATATGCAGCAAGTCCGGGAGCCGTTTTGAATGTCAGCGTGGCAGCAGATGAGGATTGTGAGATCATTTTTTTAAATGTTCAGAGGCTTCTGGTTTCCTGTCCAACGGCATGCGAACATCATCAGAAGTTGATCCGTAACCTGGTCAGTGTCTTGGCAAATAAGATATTGATCCTGAACGACAAGATCACACATGTCGGTAAGCGAACGACCAGAGATAAACTGTTATCTTATTTGTCAGCAGAATCCATCAGGCATTCATCGTTGTCTTTTGACATTCCTTTTGACCGACAGCAATTGGCAGATTATCTTTGTATTGATCGTGCAGCAATGTCTACGGAGATATCAAAATTACAAAAAGATGGTTATATAAAAACAAATCGAAAGCATTTTGAGTTGATCGTTAGTGCTTTCAGATAA
- a CDS encoding RNA-guided endonuclease InsQ/TnpB family protein, with the protein MIKTIRVMLIPNNKQNTKLFRYANTARFAYNWALGREKENYKNGGKFLSDSDLRKEFTQLKKTEEYSWLNEVSNNVTKQAIKDACHAYKSFFKGCSKFPKFKSRKFSIPSFYQDNVKIQFSDTHVKIEGFAASKKKNKQKINWIRLAEKNRIPTDCNYSNPRIRYDGINWWITVGIEYEDSVTVPSNDGIGIDLGIKDLAICSDGNKYKNINKTKKVKKLEKQKRRLQRSISRSYENNKQGKEYCKTKNVIKKEKLLLTLNHRLTNIRHDHLHHITSEIVKREPSFICIEDLNVKGMMKNRHLSKAVQQQGFYEFRRQMEYKSKWNNIQVIIADRFFPSSKLCSCCGKIKKDLKLSERIYKCECGNIIDRDLQAALNLKKYGEDVLKRSVA; encoded by the coding sequence ATGATAAAAACAATTCGAGTCATGCTGATCCCAAATAATAAACAGAATACAAAACTTTTTCGATATGCCAATACTGCCAGATTCGCTTATAACTGGGCGTTAGGAAGAGAAAAAGAAAACTATAAAAATGGTGGTAAGTTCCTATCGGATAGTGATCTGAGAAAAGAATTTACACAATTAAAGAAAACAGAGGAATATTCCTGGTTAAATGAAGTCTCAAATAATGTAACAAAACAGGCAATCAAAGATGCTTGTCATGCATATAAGAGCTTTTTCAAAGGATGTTCCAAGTTTCCGAAATTCAAAAGCCGAAAATTTTCTATACCATCTTTTTATCAGGATAATGTAAAGATCCAATTTTCAGATACGCATGTAAAAATTGAGGGTTTTGCTGCTTCCAAAAAGAAGAATAAGCAGAAGATAAACTGGATCAGACTTGCGGAAAAGAATCGGATACCTACGGATTGTAACTATAGTAATCCCCGTATTAGATATGATGGGATCAACTGGTGGATCACAGTAGGCATTGAATACGAAGACTCTGTTACCGTTCCCTCCAATGATGGGATAGGGATCGATTTAGGGATCAAAGATCTAGCGATATGTTCTGATGGCAATAAATATAAGAACATCAATAAAACGAAAAAAGTTAAGAAACTAGAGAAACAAAAACGCAGATTACAGCGTAGCATCTCTCGTTCATACGAGAACAATAAACAAGGAAAGGAATACTGTAAAACGAAGAATGTGATCAAAAAGGAAAAACTTTTATTAACATTAAATCACAGACTGACAAATATCCGTCATGATCATTTACATCATATAACATCAGAGATCGTAAAACGAGAACCAAGTTTTATCTGTATCGAAGATCTAAATGTAAAGGGAATGATGAAAAACAGACATTTATCCAAAGCAGTTCAACAACAGGGATTTTATGAATTTAGGCGGCAGATGGAATATAAATCTAAGTGGAACAATATTCAGGTGATCATTGCAGATCGATTTTTTCCAAGTTCTAAATTATGCAGTTGTTGTGGAAAGATCAAAAAAGATCTGAAGTTATCAGAACGTATTTACAAATGTGAATGTGGAAATATAATTGACAGAGATCTTCAGGCAGCTTTGAATCTTAAAAAATATGGAGAGGATGTTCTGAAACGATCTGTAGCATAA
- a CDS encoding radical SAM mobile pair protein B — MEEVINGILIREVETKNIMTKSSLPVGGYSVNPYVGCTHACKYCYASFMKRFTGHKEEWGTFLDVKHWPEIKNPKKYAGQRVVIGSVTDGYNPQEEQFGNTRKLLEQLIGSDADILICTKSDLVVRDIDLLKKLGRVTVSWSINTLDENFKNDMDSASSIERRIAAMKQVYEAGIRTVCFVSPVFPGITDFEAIFERVKDQCDLFWLENLNLRGGFKKTIMDYIAGKYPDLVPLYDEIYNKHNRSYFEELEVKAEKMAQKYDCAFVDNEMPYGRVPQGHPVIVDYFYHEEIRGTENTGKRNR, encoded by the coding sequence ATGGAAGAAGTAATAAATGGAATCCTCATTCGTGAGGTGGAAACAAAGAACATCATGACTAAGTCTAGTCTGCCGGTAGGCGGTTACTCGGTCAATCCCTATGTGGGCTGTACACATGCCTGCAAGTATTGCTATGCTTCTTTTATGAAGCGATTTACCGGGCACAAGGAGGAATGGGGCACTTTCCTTGATGTGAAGCATTGGCCGGAAATTAAAAATCCGAAGAAATATGCCGGACAGCGGGTGGTCATCGGTTCTGTGACAGATGGCTACAATCCACAGGAGGAGCAATTCGGGAATACCAGAAAACTTCTGGAGCAGCTGATCGGCAGTGACGCAGATATTCTGATCTGCACAAAGTCGGATCTTGTGGTACGGGATATTGATTTGCTGAAGAAGCTTGGACGTGTAACCGTTTCATGGTCGATCAACACACTAGATGAAAATTTCAAGAACGATATGGACTCTGCTTCGAGCATTGAGCGCCGTATCGCTGCTATGAAGCAGGTATATGAAGCAGGTATCCGTACAGTCTGTTTCGTATCCCCGGTATTCCCCGGTATCACGGATTTTGAAGCAATCTTTGAGCGGGTAAAGGATCAGTGCGATCTGTTCTGGCTCGAAAATCTCAATCTTCGAGGCGGTTTCAAAAAGACAATTATGGATTATATCGCCGGAAAATATCCTGATCTTGTACCACTTTACGACGAGATCTATAACAAGCATAACCGCAGCTACTTTGAAGAACTTGAAGTAAAAGCTGAGAAAATGGCTCAGAAGTATGATTGTGCCTTTGTGGATAATGAAATGCCATATGGCAGAGTCCCGCAGGGGCATCCGGTGATCGTAGATTATTTCTATCATGAGGAAATCCGTGGGACAGAGAATACCGGAAAAAGAAATCGCTAA
- a CDS encoding DUF3991 domain-containing protein has protein sequence MEEWIDRGDIYEEKKHHNVIFVGRDADGIPRYAHCRGTGEIKYRGDVAGSDKSYGFSYRGTDNQLFVFEAAIDWDTRPCLTII, from the coding sequence GTGGAAGAGTGGATTGACAGAGGTGATATTTACGAGGAAAAGAAGCATCATAATGTTATATTTGTCGGCAGAGATGCAGATGGTATTCCAAGATATGCACACTGCCGGGGAACTGGTGAAATAAAATATCGTGGAGATGTAGCAGGTTCTGATAAATCTTATGGATTCAGCTACAGAGGAACGGATAATCAGTTGTTTGTATTTGAAGCAGCTATTGATTGGGATACACGTCCATGTCTGACTATTATCTAA
- a CDS encoding MATE family efflux transporter produces MSKDEYLITDAPLKALTVFAMPMILGSFFQQVYNMADSIIVGQFVGSSALAAVGACAALTNVFICVALGAGVGAGVLVSRYFGARDYGKMKTIVSTSLISFLVLSIFLGVFGFCFSHLMMSVLQTPADILNEAVLYLRVYFVGFPFLFMYNILSTMFTSIGESKIPLALLIFSSMLNILMDLWMVAGLGLGVFGAALATLIAQGISAVLSLLIFLCRMRRYESRFDWFDRQELHSMLQIAVPSVLQQSTVSIGMMIVQAVVNPFGTQALAGYSATMRVENVFSLIFVSIGNAVSPYVSQNLGAKKIERIKKGYHAALVLDICFAILAFMIIESLHTQISSLFLGKDGTALAYQVSGNYMRWLGYFFTFMGIKMATDGVLRGLGIMRPFLVANMVNLAIRLSVALIFAPRFGIAFVWLAVPAGWFANFLISYAALRKSWPSDNCNCVINTNELL; encoded by the coding sequence ATGTCAAAAGATGAATATTTGATCACAGATGCGCCCCTTAAAGCGCTGACTGTTTTTGCAATGCCCATGATCCTCGGCAGCTTCTTTCAGCAAGTGTATAACATGGCTGATTCGATCATAGTCGGTCAGTTTGTGGGTTCTTCTGCACTTGCAGCTGTTGGTGCCTGTGCCGCCCTTACGAATGTCTTCATTTGTGTAGCATTGGGTGCGGGTGTAGGTGCGGGTGTGCTTGTGAGCCGCTATTTTGGAGCTAGAGATTATGGCAAAATGAAAACGATCGTGTCAACATCATTGATCAGTTTTCTGGTCTTAAGTATATTTTTGGGTGTCTTTGGTTTTTGCTTTTCTCATTTGATGATGAGTGTATTACAAACACCTGCTGATATATTGAATGAAGCGGTATTGTATCTAAGAGTTTATTTTGTGGGATTTCCATTTTTGTTTATGTATAATATTCTTTCAACGATGTTTACTTCAATCGGTGAATCGAAAATACCGTTGGCTCTTTTAATATTCTCATCGATGTTAAATATATTGATGGATCTTTGGATGGTAGCTGGACTTGGACTCGGTGTGTTCGGTGCAGCCCTCGCAACTCTCATTGCACAGGGGATTTCCGCAGTGTTGTCACTTTTGATTTTCTTGTGCCGGATGCGTCGATATGAAAGTCGCTTTGACTGGTTTGACAGACAGGAGTTACATTCTATGCTTCAAATTGCTGTACCGTCAGTTCTTCAGCAGTCCACAGTGTCAATTGGCATGATGATCGTACAGGCAGTTGTGAATCCATTCGGTACACAGGCACTTGCAGGATATTCAGCAACGATGAGAGTAGAAAATGTTTTTTCATTGATATTTGTATCCATTGGTAATGCAGTTTCGCCGTATGTTTCTCAGAATCTTGGTGCAAAGAAGATCGAACGTATCAAAAAGGGATACCATGCTGCATTGGTGTTAGATATATGTTTCGCAATCCTTGCTTTCATGATCATCGAATCCTTGCATACCCAGATTTCTTCACTGTTCCTAGGGAAAGATGGAACTGCTTTAGCATATCAGGTGTCTGGAAATTATATGAGATGGCTCGGTTATTTCTTCACCTTCATGGGAATCAAGATGGCAACAGATGGAGTCCTTCGCGGTCTTGGGATCATGCGACCATTTCTTGTTGCTAACATGGTAAATCTTGCGATCCGCTTGTCAGTTGCTTTGATTTTTGCACCGCGTTTTGGTATTGCATTTGTCTGGCTCGCTGTACCAGCTGGCTGGTTTGCCAACTTTCTGATCTCCTATGCGGCACTCAGAAAATCATGGCCAAGTGATAATTGTAATTGCGTAATCAATACGAATGAGTTATTATAA
- a CDS encoding substrate-binding periplasmic protein — translation MKKRKIFTVVLIFSMLMATLAGCDKADKVSDTTKKPVIKIGSDNYPPYNFLNEDGIPTGIDVELATEAFRRMGYKTEIVQINWEKKKELVESGKIDCIMGCFSMEGRLNDYRWAGPYIASRQVVAVNENSDIHKLSDLKGKNLAVQSTTKPEGIFLKRTDKRIPKLGNLISLGHRELIYTFLGKGYVDAVAVHEESIIQYMKDYDTSFRILKEPLMVVGIGAAFAKNDDRGICEQMKQKLEEMHKDGTSLKIIKKYMDDPEKYLEVDDLGY, via the coding sequence ATGAAAAAAAGAAAAATTTTTACTGTTGTATTGATATTTTCTATGTTAATGGCAACTTTGGCAGGATGTGATAAGGCAGATAAAGTGTCTGACACAACAAAAAAACCTGTTATAAAAATTGGAAGTGACAATTATCCGCCTTATAATTTCCTGAATGAGGATGGTATCCCGACAGGTATAGATGTTGAACTGGCAACGGAAGCATTCAGAAGGATGGGGTATAAGACGGAGATCGTTCAGATCAATTGGGAAAAGAAAAAAGAGCTGGTAGAAAGTGGGAAAATTGATTGTATCATGGGATGTTTTTCAATGGAAGGGCGACTTAACGATTATCGTTGGGCCGGACCATATATAGCAAGCCGTCAGGTGGTTGCTGTAAATGAGAACAGTGACATTCATAAATTGAGTGATCTGAAAGGAAAGAATCTTGCAGTCCAGTCTACAACCAAACCGGAAGGTATCTTTCTGAAGCGGACAGATAAGAGAATTCCAAAACTTGGCAATCTGATCAGTCTTGGACACAGGGAATTGATCTATACATTTCTGGGAAAAGGGTATGTGGATGCTGTGGCTGTGCATGAGGAATCCATCATTCAGTATATGAAAGATTATGATACAAGCTTCCGCATTCTGAAGGAACCATTGATGGTCGTCGGGATAGGAGCTGCTTTTGCAAAGAATGATGACAGAGGAATCTGCGAGCAGATGAAACAGAAGCTGGAAGAAATGCACAAGGATGGTACCTCCCTGAAGATCATAAAAAAATATATGGATGATCCAGAGAAATATTTGGAGGTGGATGATCTTGGATATTAA